One segment of Nyctibius grandis isolate bNycGra1 chromosome 11, bNycGra1.pri, whole genome shotgun sequence DNA contains the following:
- the ALPK3 gene encoding alpha-protein kinase 3 isoform X2 — MDRYCGLPKYQIFRHGNRHTLQLYKCREEDAGIYQASARNNKGIVSCSGVLEVGTMTEFKIHQKWFAKIKRKAEEKLREIEQGKKRGKENVEVEKLQGMSPDRLQRKRRLARDLNLRSGASPLGKEDAAKVHVADSQSRLREDIAEPKEQPDNVMTGFRNKLVAPFKAEVTTNGDASLESVEENGNSFLAYIYETVEELVTKPVVKDSTAKKKKKLEAAPAAKQEVSKREESGRDRAKPSPNPRFAPPVPLRRSARLRAASDQEVEHSPKIKEPGKAVNQDTKINGDMHFSLKEMYFDKQVKPAAGKEEGGAKEEAVSKAALKPVAVSRQMEDAPLSSEVSEAVPVPSEGQRGQHQAQKSEGNKAIGAKVAATAGQSASDLKHPVSGPTVEMRQQANKLEELRKETPVCQETRGAGKRTNPRLRPQEPPKPPAPSPDHLQSSKEHPPSRTQAEGRSCALEGRETQQGLLHQEAKSQVEEDPLLKKSSPPEPGENAPLEQITHQTAVKVGKSKEAGAELFGSHPGAPAGGSGAAEPPPGAVHREVGGTPLGHQETEMPAPASVLLAQEEPLPAPAAGPLVAQEALLAAHGTPGMEITAGEVPSGAQLLPPVSREMEIEKAHGSAPQEEFSDSTLLVESAKPVPVGPQGKEVGQQTAPAPHQEPAAPSGTFEGGAEVQPQVPLVLPSPERPQEMSLEEKIQHKNLVSSLKSYLLLLLKMSDSSKDATKEDTDPRDKEQPGAEEVMLPDIGIAGLSPRTSRRVLEKVQSNELFQTAENLPLTPRTSRRITGMINEEFITSKEMLDCRPVPPKRRTRVAPEAEGPLQLSVPSIVVGSMPAAGAGQPPNISNLPPASPEKESPGDPLAVLPCATPEELASGARRKIYLPKTKQVGEEEEATPESSGHVRSPTISPRQSRKNAALLQSPALAPSPPTEHRSPTLMRKMDTLEVPKLYEEPTGDSSGDYEVPEDAKPEAQSAESKKASNPFKAPQVIRKIRAEQFSDASGNLKLWCQFFNILSDSKLMWYKDEIPVAEAQRSAGDEGQAALAVVQASQKDCGVYRCVIRNEYGTDSTDFLLSPEVLSGFILREEIEVGEEIEMTPMVFAKGLADAGYWGDKLFGRVVSEDVEVGAGFLRKACRARAIYGLEPIFESGRTCVIKVHNFIVFGTKNENSLIEKNYDITIQECKIQNSSREYCKIFAAEARAVPDFGAVPEIIPLYLIYRPANNIPYATMEEDLGGPCEQYCVTERDGSLVAQGTSEIVLKCCTFQHWVYQWTNGNILVTDMEGVGWKMTNVRIATNLKGYQGLKESYFPSLLEQFVAAHQCNRYCSILGLKTLEPAKPKGSKSPSMGRKSAQSSPQLQKKGMASPQGTRKAAVSPKSSRRAAETGEAPPASKPRSGESGTSGLPQ, encoded by the exons ATGGACCGCTACTGTGGCTTACCCAAGTATCAGATATTCCGTCATGGAAATCGCCACACTCTGCAGCTGTACAA GTGCCGAGAAGAAGACGCAGGCATTTACCAGGCCTCAGCTAGAAATAACAAAGGCATTGTGTCCTGCTCTGGCGTGCTGGAAGTGGGAACCATGACGGAGTTCAAAATCCATCAGAAGTGGTTTGCCAAAATcaagagaaaagctgaagaaaagttGCGAGAGATAGAACAAGGCAAGAAACGAGGGAAAGAAAACGTGGAGGTGGAGAAGTTGCAGGGAATGAGCCCCGATCGGCTCCAGAGAAAGCGGAGGCTGGCCAGGGATCTGAATCTCCGGTCGGGAGCCTCTCCGTTGGGGAAGGAGGATGCAGCAAAAGTGCACGTCGCCGATTCTCAGTCCAGATTACGTGAGGATATTGCTGAGCCGAAGGAGCAGCCGGACAATGTGATGACGGGCTTTCGAAACAAGCTGGTAGCACCTTTCAAAGCAGAGGTGACCACCAATGGAGATGCCTCTTTGGAAAGTGTGGAGGAGAACGGGAACAGCTTTCTTGCATACATCTACGAGACGGTGGAGGAGCTAGTGACTAAGCCAGTGGTGAAAGACTCtacagctaaaaagaaaaagaagctggaagctgctccagcagcaaagcaggaagTTTCCAAGCGAGAAGAAAGTGGGCGAGACAGGGCCAAGCCCTCTCCAAATCCAAGGTTTGCCCCTCCTGTCCCCTTACGCAGGAGCGCACGTTTGAGGGCGGCAAGTGATCAAGAAGTGGAACACAGCCCAAAAATCAAAGAGCCTGGGAAAGCTGTGAATCAGGACACTAAAATCAATGGTGACATGCACTTCTCTTTGAAAGAGATGTATTTTGATAAGCAAGTGAAGCcggcagcagggaaggaggaggggggagccAAGGAAGAGGCTGTGAGCAAGGCTGCCCTGAAGCCTGTGGCAGTCAGCAGACAGATGGAGGATGCTCCGTTGTCCTCAGAGGTGTCAGAGGCAGTACCTGTGCCATCTGAGGGACAGAGAGGACAGCACCAAGCACAGAAGTCGGAGGGAAACAAAGCCATCGGTGCAAAG GTTGCAGCAACAGCAGGACAGTCTGCTAGTGACCTAAAACATCCAGTGTCTGGTCCAACTGTAGAGATGCGTCAGCAAGCCAATAAGTTAGAGGAGCTCAGGAAAGAGACGCCTGTCTGCCAGGAGACCAGGGGGGCTGGGAAAAGGACAAATCCTCGGCTGAGGCCTCAGGAGCCACCAAAGCCACCAGCACCTTCTCCAGACCACTTGCAGTCCAGCAAGGAGCACCCTCCCTCTAGGACGCAGGCAGAAGGACGTTCCTGTGCTCTTGAGGGCAGAGAGACCCAACAAGGACTGTTACATCAAGAGGCCAAAAGCCAAGTTGAGGAAGATCCATTGCTAAAGAAATCGAGTCCTCCAGAGCCGGGAGAAAACGCCCCTCTTGAGCAAATCACACATCAGACAGCAGTCAAGGTTGGGAAGAGCAAAGAGGCGGGAGCAGAGCTGTTTGGGAGCCATCCTGGTGCACCGGCAGGAGGGAGTGGTGCAGCAGAGCCACCTCCTGGGGCTGTGCACAGGGAAGTGGGAGGGACACCTTTGGGACATCAGGAGACTGAAATGCCAGCTCCTGCTTCAGTTCTACTTGCCCAGGAAGAGCcgctccctgctcctgcagcgGGGCCGTTGGTGGCTCAGGAGGCACTGCTTGCAGCTCACGGCACCCCAGGGATGGAGATCACAGCAGGAGAGGTCCCATCTggagcccagctgctgcctcctgtgaGCAGAGAAATGGAAATCGAAAAGGCACATGGATCTGCCCCACAAGAGGAGTTTTCAGACAGCACATTATTGGTGGAGAGTGCCAAACCAGTGCCTGTAGGACCTCAGGGGAAGGAAGTAGGACAgcaaacagccccagctccacaCCAGGAACCGGCAGCACCTTCAGGCACTTTTGAAGGAGGTGCTGAGGTTCAGCCACAAGTACCGTTGGTCCTGCCTAGCCCCGAGAGACCTCAGGAGATGTCTTTGGAGGAGAAGATACAGCACAAAAACCTTGTTTCCTCCTTGAAGAGctatctgctgctgcttttaaaaatgtcagacaGCAGTAAGGATGCCACGAAAGAAGACACTGACCCTAGGGACAAGGAGCAGCCCGGTGCAGAGGAAGTCATGCTCCCAGACATAGGTATTGCAGGCCTGAGCCCCCGCACCTCAAGGAGAGTTTTGGAAAAGGTACAAAGCAATGAGCTCTTCCAGACAGCAGAGAACTTGCCTCTGACCCCCAGGACGTCCAGGCGGATCACGGGCATGATTAACGAGGAGTTCATTACCAGCAAGGAGATGCTGGATTGCAGGCCTGTGCCACCAAAGCGACGTACTCGGGTCGCTCCCGAGGCAGAGGGGCCACTCCAGCTCTCTGTGCCCTCCATCGTGGTGGGCAGCatgccagcagcaggagcagggcagcctcCGAATATTTCCAATTTGCCTCCAGCGAGCCCTGAAAAAGAGAGCCCTGGTGATCCTCTGGCAGTGCTACCTTGTGCCACGCCAGAGGAGCTTGCTTCTGGTGCCCGGCGCAAAATATACCTGCCAAAAACCAAGCAggtgggggaggaagaggaggcaacCCCAGAGAGCTCAGGGCACGTGAGAAGTCCTACCATTTCACCACGGCAATCCAGGAAGAACGCGGCCCTGCTGCAGTCGCCTGCCCTGGCTCCATCCCCTCCCACAGAGCATCGCTCACCAACCCTCATGAGGAAGATGGACACGTTGGAGGTTCCTAAGCTGTATGAGGAGCCCACAGGTGACAGCAGTGGTGACTACGAGGTCCCTGAAGATGCTAAGCCAGAAGCACAGTCAGCAGAGTCCAAGAAAGCAAGTAACCCATTTAAAG CTCCACAGGTGATTCGTAAGATCAGGGCAGAACAATTTTCCGATGCGTCAGGAAACCTGAAACTTTGGTGCCAGttcttcaatattttgagtgATTCTAAGCTGATGTGGTACAAGGACGAGATCCCTGTAGCAGAAGCCCAAAGGAG CGCTGGCGATGAGGGCCAAGCAGCCTTGGCTGTTGTGCAGGCGTCCCAGAAGGACTGCGGGGTCTACCGGTGTGTGATCCGCAACGAGTACGGCACTGATTCCACCGATTTCCTGCTCAGCCCAGAAG TGCTGTCAGGATTTATCTTGCGGGAAGAGATCGAAG TTGGAGAGGAGATCGAGATGACACCCATGGTGTTCGCAAAGGGTCTGGCTGACGCAGGCTACTGGGGGGATAAGCTCTTCGGGCGCGTGGTGAGCGAGGACGTGGAGGTGGGTGCTGGTTTCCTGCGCAAAGCCTGCCGTGCCAGAGCCATCTACGGCCTGGAGCCCATCTTTGAGTCCGGCCGCACCTGCGTCATCAAAGTGCACAATTTCATTGTCTTTGGGACCAAGAATGAGAACAGTCTCATCGAGAAGAACTACGATATCACCATCCAG GAATGTAAAATCCAGAACTCCAGCCGCGAGTACTGCAAGATCTTTGCTGCTGAGGCACGAGCCGTCCCTGATTTTGGAGCAGTGCCCGA GATAATTCCTCTGTACCTCATTTACCGACCGGCCAACAACATCCCTTATGCCACGATGGAGGAGGACCTGGGCGGGCCCTGTGAGCAGTACTGTGTCACCGAGAGAGATGGCAGCTTGGTGGCACAAGGCACCTCGGAGATTGTGCTCAAATGTTGCACCTTCCAGCATTGGGTCTACCAGTGGACAAATGGAAACATCCTTGTCACTGACATGGAAG GAGTGGGCTGGAAGATGACCAACGTGCGGATCGCTACCAACCTGAAAGG GTACCAGGGGCTGAAGGAAAGCtacttcccctccctgctggaGCAATTCGTGGCCGCTCACCAGTGTAACCGTTACTGCAGCATCCTGGGCCTGAAGACACTGGAGCCAGCCAAGCCCAAGGGCTCCAAGAGCCCCTCCATGGGTAGGAAATCTGCCCAGTCTAGCCCCCAGCTCCAGAAGAAGGGGATGGCAAGTCCCCAGGGTACCCGCAAGGCTGCCGTGAGCCCCAAGAGCTCCCGAAGAGCCGCAGAAACAGGGGAGGCCCCACCAGCCTCCAAACCCAGGTCAGGAGAGAGCGGCACGTCTGGCCTCCCACAGTAG